aaaaaagacacaggAACCAAAGAAAATCACCTTAAGAGCCCCATCAATTCTTATTGGTCTAGATATAGCACATGGCTCGATTAGAGTATCAAAAATTGAGATAAGCTTGGCATAGTTGGGCTCCTCGTCAAACTTCATATTAGTAACTGCCTCGAGGAACAGCTTAAAAGGGGGTGGACAAAAACAGCACATCAATTCAGGAGACGTTGACATCTTTTTCTTGCAAACAAGAAAGCTCTTGTTGTCACCCTGCGTACAAAAACCATAAATCATGGACTAGAACTGAGACTTAAAAATGCTGTAGGTTGTGAAGAGAGATAAGAAACCCACCTGGTACCCTTGCCACGGCAACCTTCCCCGCATCAGAAATATTAATGTATAAGCCAATGACTCGAGATCATCTCTCCGACTTCCGGTGCGACCAAGATGTGCATGACAACTTGCATACCTTATTGTTCCCCTGCATATGAAGCATAATAAAGATGTAAATACATATgtatacaaaagaaaagtaagaaaGATAGCATACACAACACAATTAAAATACCTGAATACATCTGCTCTTTGATCATATTCAACATGCTGGCCAGAGTGTGAATCTTTCCATCTTGATgctaaaataaaagagaatctATGTTaacatttgttaaaataaagactataaatatttcaaaagacTTTCTAGAGACAAAAGAGAGATATAAACAGCTGAAGTGTATTAGGTTCTTTGTAAGCATATTACAGAAACTCACCTAGACCAAGATCAATAAGGTATAGTTTCTTCTCGTCTGCTGTTCCAGGCTGACCAAGTAAAAAGTTTTCTGGCTTCACATCTCCATGCACAAACCTTATTTCATGTAAGGATTAAACATGGCATGACAGTCAGCTCATTGATAGCAAATTTTTGGGtgtaattataaatttgttcGAAATAAATGGAATTATTAATTGCTAGGAAGTTGGCAACTACAAAAATTAGCACTAACCCCTTCGTATGCAGTTTCTCAAGAATAGATATCGCCTCCACTGCAATGCACGCTACCATGTTTGGAGACATCCTACACGTACGAAAATAAATTTAGCATATCTGCATGAGCATGATTGGTCTAAATAGAAAGCAAGATGATAGTGCTTACGATTGAGCCAAGGAATTCCAAACATCCCAGAGGCTAGGGCCAAGCATGTCCATGACCTgaaataattataatagtttCTTTTATAAACGACACCTCATTAATCTGGATGTGTAACCAGGCTCGTACGAAAAGCTTACCAGAATGTAAAAATCTCCTTGACGACCCTTATGATGTACAGCAGGAATTCCATAACAGCTATTGAGCGTactttaaaagagaaaaataaaacagaacagaTTAGTAGTGACACATAACGAGATATAGAGAATATGGGAGGAAAATTAGAAATGAAGCACAAGTCTTACTTGTACACTTGCCACTCGTAAGGTGGGCCAAAATTACAGCCTTTACTATTTCGATGTTCAAGTTTAAGAGCTacctgaaaaagaaaagaattaacgtttttaatttgttcactCTTTTGGTATTAAACCCCATGACTTTCAACAGGCTTTTGTCTAAAATACCTCAATTGCATCTGCTCCAATCCTATCACTGCCACCACTCACCCTTCTGCCAACATAAACTTGACCAAATCCACCTTTACCGAGTTTCCTCTCGGTCTTATAAACAGGAGAATTCCCNAAGTAAAAAGTTTTCTGGCTTCACATCTCCATGCACAAACCTTATTTCACGTAGGGATTAAACATGGCATGACAGTCAGCTCATTGATAGCAAATTTTTTGGGtgtaattataaatttgttcGAAAGAAATGGAATTATTAATTGCTAGGAAGTTGGCAACTACAAAAATTAGCACTAACCCCTTCATATGCAGTTTCTCAAGAATAGATATCGCCTCCACTGCAATGCACGCTACCATGTTTGGAGACATCCTACACGTacgaaaaataaatttagaatatcTGCATGAGCATGATTGGTCTGAATATAAAGCAAGATGAAAGTGCTTACGATTGAGCCAAGGAATTCCAAACATCCCAGAGGCTAGGACCAAGCATGTCCATGACCTgaaataattataatagtttCTTTTATAAACGACACCTCATTAATCTCGATGTGTAACCAGGCTCGTACGAAAAGCTTACCAGAATGTAAAAATCTCCTTGACGACCCTTATGATGTACAGCAGGAATTCCATAACAGCTATTGAGCGTactttaaaagagaaaaataaaacagaacagaTTAGTAGTGACACATAACGAGATATAGAGAATATGGGAGGAAATTTAGAAAGGAAGCAGGTAAGTCTTACTTGTACACTTGCCACTCGTAAGGTGGGCCAAAATTACAGCCTTTACTATTTCGATGTTCAAGTTTAAGAGCTAcctgaaaaggaaaagaattaacgtttttaatttgttcactCTTTTGGTATTAAACCCCATGACTTTCAACAGGCTTTTTTCTATAATACCTCAATTGCATCTGCTCCAATCCTATCACTGCCACCACTCACCCTTCTGCCAACATAAACTTGACCAAATCCACCTTTACCGAGTTTCCTCTCGGTCTTATAAACAGGAGAATTCCCAACTTGCACCTGCACAATTAAATAATAGTGAATATCTCTCTCAAAGGTAAATAAAAAGTTGAGACAATGCTTAAACACATTAGCATGGCTCGCGAACCACATATCAGCAAAAGATCTAAGAGTTCCAAGATGATGATTGGTGATGAAACAAGCATATGTTGAACTCCAAAACGGAGGACCTTCTTTGACTTAACCCTAGAGTTTTGCAAGGATGTAACCTAGCAGAAATCCAGTGACTAATGTCATAATGTTAAACAGGAAATACCCTTTCAGGGACTGGACCCATGCTGGAATCTTCTTCCATTCCTACTATTTTCTCTGCGCTACCGCCTTCTGCAGCAAGATCCTTATCAGCTACCCCTTCAACTCGATTTAAGGCAGGTTCAGTGGCCCCTAAAGCACCTGCAGCAGGACGAACCTCACAAGGTTCTGGATCTAAGTCTGTCAACCTGATACCCCTGCCTCTACCGGCAGCAGTTGGTCTTGGAGGTGCCGCCCCTTTAGCTAAAGCAGCATTCCCCCTTCCTCTACCACCACCTCTTCTCCTTGTCGCAGTGGGAGGAGGAGATACGATAATTTCTGGTTGTTCAACTAGCTGAGGGTTAGGCTGCTCGTCAAGGCGTCTCGATCTCCTTGCTCCACTTCTTAACTCTGGCATTCTTACTCCATGCAAAANNNNNNNNNNNNNNNNNNNNNNNNNNNNNNNNNNNNNNNNNNNNNNNNNNNNNNNNNNNNNNNNNNNNNNNNNNNNNNNNNNNNNNNNNNNNNNNNNNNNNNNNNNNNNNNNNNNNNNNNNNNNNNNNNNNNNNNNNNNNNNNNNNNNNNNNNNNNNNNNNNNNNNNNNNNNNNNNNNNNNNNNNNNNNNNNNNNNNNNNNNNNNNNNNNNNNNNNNNNNNNNNNNNNNNNNNNNNNNNNNNNNNNNNNNNNNNNNNNNNNNNNNNNNNNNNNNNNNNNNNNNNNNNNNNNNNNNNNNNNNNNNNNNNNNNNNNNNNNNNNNNNNNNNNNNNNNNNNNNNNNNNNNNNNNNNNNNNNNNNNNNNNNNNNNNNNNNNNNNNNNNNNNNNCGCCTTCTGCAGCAAGATCCTTATCAGCTACCCCTTCGACTCGATTTAAGGCAGGTTCAGTGGCCCCTAAAGCACCTGCAGCAGGACGAACCTCACAAGGTTCTGGGTCTAAGTCTGTCAACCTGATACCCCTGCCTCTACCGGCAGCAGTTGGTCTTGGAGGTGCCGCCCCTTTAGCTAAAGCAGCATTCCCCCTTCCTCTACCACCACCTCTTCTCCTTGTCGCAGTGGGAGGAGGAGATACGATAATTTCTGGTTGTTCAACTAGCTGAGGGTTAGGCTGCTCGTCAAGGCGTCTCGATCTCCTTGCTCCACTTCTTAACTCTGGCATTCTTACTCCATGCAAAACgtcaaatatattttctttcagtCACCTCTTTACATTACCTGTGGCATTAAAAAAATTGGGAGTAGAGTGTAAGGTTTTAACAATAACAAGTTTATTTGAAGCAATAGTCCACAAACAGAAGGTGGAGATAAAGAACTTTGTGGCATTGCTTCTCCAACGAGatataataaaccaacaaaTAAGAGAGAGCAAACAAGGGATGAAAACAAATTCTTATTCAGGAAAGTGTTTAAAAGGAATCAATAGGAGAAAGCAATGTAACAGAATAGAAGAAACCATGGCTCACATTACTAGCATTCCAAAAATACTCTTTAAGGCGTTGCATTTttcaatcaaaaccaaatcgtcaccaaaacaaaagccaaaattaGAACTTCTCAAATGATATGTAGCTCAACAGTTTCATATTCATCAAAGGTTCCTTGCTACTATGAACGCCATGGAAAATAACAACCCTAgtagaacaaaaacaaaaattacttaCTACCCCATAGATCAATCAACACAAGCTTCTCCTAGACATACACAAATCGAAAGCAAAAGTAACATATAGATTCATTCACCacacaaacgaaaaaaaagaaacttctATAAAGTGAAAAACATTTGTCAGTTTAAACGAAACCATGTTCAATCATCTTCCAAAAATCACGATCTTTTTTCGCATAGTTCATAACAAAATGTACCAAAGAAAAAGTCACagctcaacaacaacaacaacaaccataaCAAAAGGAAATCGAATCGAATCGAGATTTTAAAAGACTGTTTTACCCGaagatcgatttttttttttttgatagaacTTGTTATGAAAACAACGATGATCGGAGGTGGAACAAGATCGATCCAGAACAAAAActttcagatctctctctctctcttcaagttTCCGATTAGCTTCTTCTGTGACGATTTGAATGTgaagaaagggaaagaaaaaaaaagttttgagctGTGTAGAGTAGAgacagatgaagaagagagatagagagagagagagagaggtagttGCGGCTAGATTTAGGGttaataatgaagaagaagaagaagatgaagatgagacgatgaagaagaggtgcaaatttttgtaaaaaaaaaaaaaagagatttttgagTTGAgagaccaaaaaataataaaattaaaattaaagttttttcttcttgggGGAAGGATTgattcacttttcttttttttcttcttccaatattttgtttttctaaatatattttgtttatttttacctaatttattatttgtcgtttttttaaacatataattgcaacgttaacttttttattttatttgctgtGCTCTCAGACCTAAAGATTAGCTGATTGATGCCTAATGGGCTATTGGTGTTGTGGTTTCATTGGCTATCACTGTATTGCCGCTTTGGGTTCCTCgcgtgcttttttttttattttctggctGATATTTcatatagtattaaaataatatattcttaGATGTTACTAATACAAAGTACAGTTTATTAGTACtaataaaattaatgaaaaagtACGTCATACGTGTAAGCACATTTTCTTCATAATTTGTCATTCGTATTGTTCTAAAacacgggtcaacatttaaaaaaaattataatatacaataaaagttattgttatatatattttttaaagttattttgtttgatataatttttatttttaattgttctgtaaatctattagtctatttgaatactaagtattttggaatattatagtattttatttttgacgtatattacaattttatattgtttgtttgttgtatttgcatcattattttgtggaatataaagtagtaattttaatattataattatgaaaaatataaattattaatttatcatctatataaatttagttttaccaacccgccaatgtggaaattaaaacatatatttttatagattgattaatatatctttgtttttaaaaattcaaatcacaacatatgcagaaaaaattctgcactttattaatcataattattatatgaaaattccatacaatttatatataaaataaaataaagatgataggagaataataatttaaaatcttaacaaaatttttgaaatttagttattaaaaattattatattatatatttggatataaaatcttagtttttaaaattctgattggtttatattttttttttaaagtatttagtaatttcgtccataatttattagagagagaaaatattttttttttctagatttttttctatttgatctgtaagtgttttttatttttttaattaattatatttattgaaattaattcattaagcttaattaaaattttctaatggcaattaaatgtaatttttaatacattttaagGGTAGTTTCATAtgtgtacttcccaattaatatagtaggattttaaaattctgattggtttatatttttttttttaaattatttagtaatttcgtccataatttattagagagagaaaatatttttttctagattttttctatttgatctgtgagtgttttttatttttttaattaattatatttatttaaattaattaattaagcttaattaaaattttctaatggcaattgaatgtaattttttacacattttaaggttagttttatatttatacttcccaattaatatagtaggatataaaATGAAACTtactttaaatttataaaaaaacatctaAAAGAAAGCTTAACATGTCTAAAATAAAACTCGTATGTCACATGATCCATTAATCCATGGAGATCAGTGGAACAACACATCACGCTGTATTTATAACATTGTGTGTGATTTGTATTTAGAAGTCAAtgatataattgtattttttagATTGGTTGACATATTTTTGTCAAGTGATTCTGATATGTAGATTTTAAAAACGCATTATTTCGTTAGAATTTAAGTGTACTTTGTTTGCTAGCAATCAATTTCAAAATTGTTTgcctataaaaaaatattaaacttttaaaatcagtCGGATTATATATGGCGTATAAATATTTGATACCACAAACGATGTTTCCAAGTTGTCACGTGCTTACTTCTTCTTATTtgcataagaaagaaaaaaaattacctctAGTGGGACAACTCACTACTAAATCAGTAATAACGACAACTGAGTATTCTCAAATGAGAAAAtttttgttgcaaaaaaaaaaaaaaaactaatcataaTTGATTATCTtggtaatttaaaaatttgcaaaaacaagaaaagaaaagttgtagcatgtaacaccaaattaatgatgcAATAATACACTAGTGGAATTAAGTTGTTGGGAATGTCTCAAACTTTTTCCGGAGTCGAGGATGATGTTTTGTCCTTCCTTACCGCCTCATCATATATACAACTCTCTAATGAATGAACCTAACGAGAGACAAAGGATAAACATACTGATCAATCTTGTGGAACACCATGTGATGTTTGccaaatataatttaatgctatttaaaaaaaaaatagatactcCATCACgagaaaaggtaaaaagaaaTTGCTAAAAAAGATTTTTGAGTATTATCACTCTATGAATGTTTTTCCAATCAGAACaaattgtttttgaatttgactactgtttttgtttttataccaTATGCTGTTGTATGTGCGACCACAACACTAGTAAGTTAGTAACCCCACAAATCGGTCTTAAGATTTTCCTTTCtttgcatcatcatcatacacTACTTGTTGTACTCAGTTATCCAAAGAAAACCCAcataatttaatgaaaaaatatcattacTCTCTAGGACGACCTTTTTCTTATCAAAAACATTCGAATGTTTTATAGGTGAGGAGCAAACGTATGTTTGTGGCTCGATGCCAGAACATAAGGTTCATATCCAAATGGAATCATCTAAGATTCGGTTATCGAAGCATCCTCCTTTTCATTGTGTTAAACTGGTTTTACGGACACGATCCACCAGTAGATATAGTGTATtcgattagtttttttttatgtagtgCGCGCACACACGTAGTTTGGCTCTTTTGGCCAAACCAAATCGGCCTACAATTTGTAAAGGttgtcttaactcttaagttGAGCTCAACACtaatgattttgtttcatacGGTGtcaaatcatatttgtattattgtatatCAGTATGTATGTTACAATTTACAAACATCAccaagatttttaattttcatcatAAGGTAGGTAGCTACGCTTTATTGCTTTGgtcttttgaaattttaattttttttttaacaaaagcaaTCAACGTCAAAATTTCAGAATCTTCTCGTGTGACGATGAAATGGTCATTAAGAAGAAGAGCCTTATCTTTTTGGGTAAAAggagcaaaaaggaaaaaaaaaattgatttttgtcGCTTAGAATTCTTCGCTATTTTTTACCCATTTGGGGGCATTTTGTGTTCTGTGTTAAAGATCACACCGCCTTACGTTAAAGGGggaagaagaaccaaaaaaaaaaaaaaagaaccgaACTTTCTATAAACCCCAACAAGGCtctctgcctctctctctctctgggttTTTCGAGGTTGCGTTTTCCTTTCATTTGCCTAACTTTCTCAGACGTTTTCTAGGTTTTCCTCCttttcaagctttttttttcctcgaCATGGCTGGAGCCGCTTCTTCTGATCATCTCGTTACTAGCTTCCCTCTTCTGGGTATGTTCCTTTTATTCCCAAAGAtggagtttttttgtttattagcATCGGAAAGTTATCATTTTTTGTGTTCTTCCTACAACTTGCGATTGATTTGAACccttgggtttagggtttagggacCATTGTTTTCAGTATATCTGTTTATTTCGGATAAGATTGGTGTCCAGAGTCTCTGTAAAATCCTCTCTCTATGGGAAGATTGATgaaattatgtgtttttttgcAAGTTAGTTATTTTTCTACTTATGGGTTTGAATTTCACTAGTAATTTGCTTTGTTTAGACTTATGCAATTGGAGTTTTGAGGCTTTGTTTTGTACAAATACTAAATTGGCTCTTGTATATAATCGGTGCAGACACAGCAGATTTGTTTCAGGACTTGTCTTTAGGTTCAGATGCAAGTGAAGTCCCTAGGAACCGTAATAAGGTACTTCACTGCTACTTCCTTTTTTTGGAACTTGAATTGTGTTGTGTTGTGGCAAAGGATCTTTCACTGCAAATTGCTATGTGGAGAGGTCTTGCTgcttattttatatacaatttgATATCTTGTGTGAGCTTTTTTTTGCTAACTGGCTGTGTTTTATGACAAGGGTTCTTTTCAGCACCAGTTTGGTCATGTACCTTATGGTGCATCTTCTCATGGAAGTGAACGAAGGCCAAATATGAATGTTGGCAATCTGCTTAATGGTGGAGACTCGATTGGTTCATACCCGTGGGGTTACTTCCCAACAAACTATCCTTCTGGTGGCTACCCTGATCCGAGGTTTGGCTATGAAAGCAACAGCAATCACAGCTCCTTTTCACATCTCATGGTATGCTGGTTGTTTCACATGACATGACCTTACTGCCTCTTATCTGTCTTCATATAGTCAAGAgaatgtgtgttttttttacttcatcATCTCTGCTAGGACTTGGGATTATCTGTCTAATAATTGGCCAcaaccttttttatttacagaatCCACACAGCTCACAAGAAGCACCANNNNNNNNNNNNNNNNNNNNNNNNNNNNNNNNNNNNNNNNNNNNNNNNNNNNNNNNNNNNAAAAAAAGAACCGAACTTTCTATAAACCCCAACAaggctctctctctttctctctgggTTTTTCGAGGTTGCGTTTTGCTTTCATTTGCCCAACTTTCTCAGACGTATATTCTAgggtttttctcctttttcaagCTTTTTTTCCTCGCCTTATCTCGACATGGCTGGAGCCGCTTCTTCTGATCATCTCGTTACTAGCTTCCCTCTTCTGGGTATGTTCCTTTTATTCCCAAAGATggagttttttttgctttattagcATCGGAAAgttatcatttttttgtgttcGTATTACAACTTGCGATTGATTTGAGCccttgggtttagggtttagggacCATTGTTTTCAGCATATCTGTCGTAGGTTGTCTATTTCGGATAAGATTGGTGTCCAGAGTCTGTAAAACCTCTCTATGGGAAGATtgataaaattatgtgttttttgCAAGTTTAGTTATTTTTCTACTTATGGGTTTGAATTTCACTAGTAATTTGCTTTGTTTAGACTATGCAATTGGAGTTTGAGGCTTTGTTTTGTACAAATACTAAATTGGCTCTTGTATATAATCGGTGCAGACACAGCAGATTTGTTTCAGGACTTGTCTTTAGGTTCAGATGCAAGTGAAGTCCCTAGGAACCGCAATAAGGTACTTAACTGCTACttctttttgaaattaaaagTTTGGAACTTGAATTGTGTTGTGGCAAAGGATCTTTCACTGCAAATTGCTCTGTGGAGAGGTGTTGCTGctcattttatataaaatttgattatcttGTGTGAGCTTTTTTTGCTAACTGGCTGTGTTTTATGACAAGGGTTCTTTTCAGCACCAGTTTGGTCATGTACCTTATGGTGCATCTTCTCATGGAAGTGAACGAAGGCCAAATATGAATGTTGGCAATCTGCTTAATGGTGGAGACTCGATTGGTTCATACCCGTGGGGTTACTTCCCAACAAACTATCCTTCTGGTGGCTACCCTGATCCGAGGTTTGGCTATGAAAGCAACAACAATCACAGCTCCTTTTCACATCTCATGGTATGCTGGTTATTTCACATGACTTGACCTTACTGCCTCTTATCTGTCTTCATATAGTCAAGagcatgtgtgtgtgttttttactTCGTCATCTCTGCTAGGACTTGGGATTATCTGTCTAATAATTGGCTAcaaccttttttatttacagaatCCACACAGCTCACAAGAAGCACCAAATTTTGATCAATTTGGATATAATGATCATTTGTATTCCAATCATGGATTGTATGGACTTTATGGGAATGTAATTGACTCTGGTCATGCATATGGAACTTTTGGTTATGATTCCTGGAAACTTGGGCGAGGTTGGTATCCTGTTGATGGTTATAGAAAGACCAGAAGCTTCAATCATGGACGTGGTTATAGTGATGAGAAAGCAGATAGGCTTAATGAGCTTTGTCGTGGACCAAGGAGTAGTGATTTCAAAAATCCACAAGTTCTTAACTCTTCAGTGCTAGAGGCTATGAAGCAAGACGTTTCAGCGGTAGATCTCCAGCGCTACAACGGGGAGAATTTCCCTGAAACATTCGTGAAAGCGAAACTTTTTGTGATTAAGTCATACAGCGAAGATGATGTTCATAACAGTATAAAGTATGGTGCGTGGTCGAGCACACCAACTGGCAACAAGAAGTTGAATGCTGCATATTATGAAGCCAAAGAGAATTCTCAAGAATGTCCTGTGTATCTTCTGTTCTCGGTCAGTATGAGGTTACTTCACAACTCGTGCAATATCTTTTTTAGATTTACATTAAGTAACTCACTGTAATCGGTTTTACCTGCAGGTGAACGCAAGTGGGCAATTTGTTGGTCTTGCGGAGATGGTAGGCCCTGTTGATTTCAACAAGACAATGGAGTATTGGCAACAAGATAAATGGATTGGTTGTTTCCCTGTGAAGTGGCATATCATCAAAGACATACCAAACAGTCTCTTGAGACACATAACGCTTGCGAATAACGAGAACAAGCCTGTCACTAATAGCAGAGACACTCAAGAGGTTCGTTACACTTCCCCTAAACCCTTCTTTGGACATGTTTGAATTGAAAGCTTGAAAGCTTATTTGAATCCTTCAGTCAGGCTAATTAACTGAAATGGTGTTGGTTTTGGTGCAGGTGAATCTGGAGCATGGGACCAAGATCATAAAGATCTTCAAGGAGTACATGAGCAAGACATGTATACTTGATGATTACAAGTTCTATGAGACAAGGCAAAAGATCATCAGAGATAAGAAGATCAAGCAAAAGAAACAGGTACAGTTCCCTAAACCCTGCTGCATCTAGAACTACATCAACCACCAATCTAGATCCAGTTTCTAAGCTTGTTGattctgattgttttttttttttttttttttttNTAGGCCCTTGAAGGAGCTTCCGGGGAAACAACAATTAACTTGTGTTGAAAGCTGGAATCGATGCAAGGGAAAGAAGATGACTTAATTAAAAGAAACCTAGTTTTTtgaatcatgtttttttcttcaggcTTGATTTCTAAAAAAACCTAATACACACATCTTTAATCTGTGTGTTTCTCTGCTTATCTAAACACAAAACTTAGATTTgtcttttgttccttttttaaGGGAACGCACATCTGatcataaaacaaaaccaactctaTGCTTTCTTTGCTCTCATATTCCCTTCAAAAATTATCAATGCTATTTTTTTGTAGTCACAAACATAATTTCTCTTTACGTCCCTAAACTTTCTTATAATAAGAATTTCAATCTTAAAGATTAAAGATCTCACTCTTTGGCCCATCTCACTTTAATAGTAAAAACGACAACGTTTTTAAAGAGAAAACGAAGTGTTTATAAACCTCACGAGGTTCTTTCTAGGGCAATCTCGGGCCACTTttactcactctctctctctctctctaaacaacttcaaaaaagaaaacaaacacagagagcttcgtcttcttcttcttcgcttttagggttttttgctCTTCTCTGTTCGAAGTGACCCAAAGTTCAACGCGTATACAGATCGTTACCTGAGAAAATGGTAGGTATGTCGATGCAGCCATATGGTATCCAATCGATGCTTAAAGAAGGTTACAGACATCTCTCGGGTCTCGACGAAGCCGTCATTAAGAACATTGAAGCTTGCAAGGAACTCTCCACCATCACTCGCACCTCTCTCGGCCCTAATGGTTCGTAAACTTCCCCTGATTTGTGCCTTGATCTATTACTGGAAATAATGGATCTCGTTTTCTTAGTAGGATCTGCCTTGCCTTGATCTGTTGTTTCTAGGGATTCAGATTTCGGATTAGAACtgagttgtttgttttgtgatggtTTGTTTCAGGAATGAATAAAATGGTTATCAATCATTTGGATAAACTGTTTGTCACAAGTGACGCTGGTACTATTGTGAACGAATTGGAGATTCAGCACCCGGCTGCTAAACTTTTGGTTTTAGCGGCTAAGGCACAGCAAGAAGAAATTGGAGATGGTGCAAATCTGGTTATCTCTTTCGCTGGTGAGCTTCTTCAAAACGCTGAGGAGCTTATCAGGATGGGGCTTCATCCCAGTGAGATTATTAGTGGA
The Camelina sativa cultivar DH55 chromosome 15, Cs, whole genome shotgun sequence DNA segment above includes these coding regions:
- the LOC104744499 gene encoding casein kinase 1-like protein HD16 isoform X2, with the translated sequence MPELRSGARRSRRLDEQPNPQLVEQPEIIVSPPPTATRRRGGGRGRGNAALAKGAAPPRPTAAGRGRGIRLTDLDPEPCEVRPAAGALGATEPALNRVEGVADKDLAAEGGSAEKIVGMEEDSSMGPVPERVQVGNSPVYKTERKLGKGGFGQVYVGRRVSGGSDRIGADAIEVALKLEHRNSKGCNFGPPYEWQVYNTLNSCYGIPAVHHKGRQGDFYILVMDMLGPSLWDVWNSLAQSMSPNMVACIAVEAISILEKLHMKGFVHGDVKPENFLLGQPGTADEKKLYLIDLGLASRWKDSHSGQHVEYDQRADVFRGTIRYASCHAHLGRTGSRRDDLESLAYTLIFLMRGRLPWQGYQGDNKSFLVCKKKMSTSPELMCCFCPPPFKLFLEAVTNMKFDEEPNYAKLISIFDTLIEPCAISRPIRIDGALKVGQKRGRLLINLEEDEQPRKKIRIGSPATQWISVYNARRPMKQRYHYNVADSRLHQHVEKGNEDGLFISCVASAANLWAIIMDAGTGFSSQVYELSSVFLHKDWIMEQWEKNYYISSIAGANNGSSLVVMAKGTPYTQQSYKVSDSFPFKWINKKWKEGFHVTSMTTAGSRWGVVMSRNSGYSEQVVELDFLYPSEGIHRRWENGYRITSMAATADQAALILSIPKRKITDETQETLRTSAFPSTHVKEKWAKNLYIASICYGRTVC
- the LOC104744499 gene encoding casein kinase 1-like protein HD16 isoform X1, which produces MPELRSGARRSRRLDEQPNPQLVEQPEIIVSPPPTATRRRGGGRGRGNAALAKGAAPPRPTAAGRGRGIRLTDLDPEPCEVRPAAGALGATEPALNRVEGVADKDLAAEGGSAEKIVGMEEDSSMGPVPERVQVGNSPVYKTERKLGKGGFGQVYVGRRVSGGSDRIGADAIEVALKLEHRNSKGCNFGPPYEWQVYNTLNSCYGIPAVHHKGRQGDFYILVMDMLGPSLWDVWNSLAQSMSPNMVACIAVEAISILEKLHMKGFVHGDVKPENFLLGQPGTADEKKLYLIDLGLASRWKDSHSGQHVEYDQRADVFRGTIRYASCHAHLGRTGSRRDDLESLAYTLIFLMRGRLPWQGYQGDNKSFLVCKKKMSTSPELMCCFCPPPFKLFLEAVTNMKFDEEPNYAKLISIFDTLIEPCAISRPIRIDGALKVGQKRGRLLINLEEDEQPRKKIRIGSPATQWISVYNARRPMKQRYHYNVADSRLHQHVEKGNEDGLFISCVASAANLWAIIMDAGTGFSSQVYELSSVFLHKDWIMEQWEKNYYISSIAGANNGSSLVVMAKGTPYTQQSYKVSDSFPFKWINKKWKEGFHVTSMTTAGSRWGVVMSRNSGYSEQVVELDFLYPSEGIHRRWENGYRITSMAATADQAALILSIPKRKITDETQETLRTSAFPSTHVKEKWAKNLYIASICYGRTVC
- the LOC104744499 gene encoding casein kinase 1-like protein HD16 isoform X3; the protein is MPELRSGARRSRRLDEQPNPQLVEQPEIIVSPPPTATRRRGGGRGRGNAALAKGAAPPRPTAAGRGRGIRLTDLDPEPCEVRPAAGALGATEPALNRVEGVADKDLAAEGGSAEKIVGMEEDSSMGPVPERVQVGNSPVYKTERKLGKGGFGQVYVGRRVSGGSDRIGADAIEVALKLEHRNSKGCNFGPPYEWQVYNTLNSCYGIPAVHHKGRQGDFYILVMDMLGPSLWDVWNSLAQSMSPNMVACIAVEAISILEKLHMKGFVHGDVKPENFLLGQPGTADEKKLYLIDLGLASRWKDSHSGQHVEYDQRADVFRGTIRYASCHAHLGRTGSRRDDLESLAYTLIFLMRGRLPWQGYQGDNKSFLVCKKKMSTSPELMCCFCPPPFKLFLEAVTNMKFDEEPNYAKLISIFDTLIEPCAISRPIRIDGALKVGQKRGRLLINLEEDEQPRKKIRIGSPATQWISVYNARRPMKQRYHYNVADSRLHQHVEKGNEDGLFISCVASAANLWAIIMDAGTGFSSQVYELSSVFLHKDWIMEQWEKNYYISSIAGANNGSSLVVMAKGTPYTQQSYKVSDSFPFKWINKKWKEGFHVTSMTTAGSRWGVVMSRNSGYSEQVVELDFLYPSEGIHRRWENGYRITSMAATADQAALILSIPKRKITDETQETLRTSAFPSTHVKKWAKNLYIASICYGRTVC